Proteins encoded together in one Porites lutea chromosome 2, jaPorLute2.1, whole genome shotgun sequence window:
- the LOC140927017 gene encoding small ribosomal subunit protein mS37-like produces the protein MVNVTSIAFARKPRLIYGVKRGKVPTKLRPHLLPSRQDDGRAPCVHEMFQLLGCWKSNAYDDAYCREEIQSFMNCVSQQMEIGRSKSSSEWTQDEVNATLKHFTPYLKRVRSN, from the exons ATGGTCAATGTTACAAGTATAGCTTTTGCAAGAAAGCCCCGACTTATTTACGGGGTAAAACGAGGAAAGGTGCCTACAAAGCTTCGGCCTCACCTGCTCCCAAGCAGACAAGATGATGGAA gaGCCCCTTGTGTACATGAAATGTTCCAATTGTTGGGTTGTTGGAAAAGCAATGCTTATGATGATGCCTACTGCAGAGAAGAGATTCAGTCATTTATGAACTGTGTTTCACAACAG ATGGAGATAGGAAGAAGCAAGTCTAGCTCTGAGTGGACCCAAGATGAAGTTAATGCCACATTGAAACATTTTACGCCGTATTTGAAAAGAGTGCGCAGTAATTGA
- the LOC140927018 gene encoding acyl-coenzyme A amino acid N-acyltransferase 2-like: MESPESAARSDSVSSEVTSRGSRLFQAEMTVEPRRSLIDEKISINVKGLSSGESITIAAKLIGDSNEELESYGHFKADETGRVCLEEQTSLAGTYTGVDSMGLLWSMQLSPGQRKGQRLSKKDPTKPYNIHLQLFHDQVKDFSNVKLKPLAHVTFEKWYMARGVRRIPVREGRLRGTLFIPPGKGPFPGIIDLFGTAGGLIEFKASLLASHGFAALALAYFAYDDLPKVITEVELEYFFEACDWMLAHHDVMSHGLGLMGVSKGAELVLTIAAHRKDISAVVGISPSHAIVGIPLKYQGKPTDFIKFEPDLVKVSENGTLIFKETYPPDSTDAPGRAAAIKVENIQGDILLICGDDDKSMMTTKMVEKITSRLRKYGRESKCTVRCYPGTGHLIEPPYAPPCTSSYHKTYRMSIEWGGNPRQHAMAQEDSWKHILNFFSTKLAFASYSSRL, from the exons ATGGAGTCTCCAGAAAGTGCAGCACGGTCTGACTCGGTTTCATCGGAGGTCACATCACGCGGCAGTCGCTTATTTCAGGCGGAAATGACTGTCGAGCCGCGACGGTCACTAATCGACGAAAAAATTAGCATTAACGTTAAAGGACTTTCTTCAGGAGAGTCCATAACGATAGCGGCAAAATTAATTGGGGACTCCAACGAGGAATTAGAATCTTATGGTCATTTTAAAGCAGATGAGACCGGAAGGGTTTGTCTAGAAGAACAGACAAGTCTTGCAGGGACCTACACAGGAGTTGATTCCATGGGGTTATTATGGAGTATGCAACTCTCACCTGGACAAAGAAAAGGTCAAAGACTTAGCAAGAAGGACCCCACAAAACCGTATAACATCCACTTGCAATTATTTCACGACCAAGTTAAAGACTTTAGCAATGTGAAGCTGAAGCCTTTGGCTCACGTGACATTCGAGAAGTGGTACATGGCGCGTGGGGTGCGGAGAATTCCCGTCAGGGAGGGGAGACTGCGTGGAACATTGTTTATACCTCCCGGAAAGGGACCTTTTCCAG GTATTATAGACTTGTTCGGTACAGCAGGCGGTTTGATTGAGTTTAAAGCTTCTCTCCTGGCCTCACATGGTTTTGCAGCTTTAGCCCTTGCATACTTCGCTTATGATGACCTGCCCAAGGTGATAACGGAAGTTGAACTGGAGTACTTTTTCGAGGCATGTGATTGGATGCTGGCACACCATGACGTCATGTCACATGGTCTGGGATTGATGGGTGTGTCTAAAGGTGCTGAGCTGGTTCTTACAATCGCGGCGCACAGGAAAGACATCAGTGCGGTTGTAGGAATATCTCCCTCTCACGCCATCGTAGGAATCCCGCTCAAATACCAAGGAAAACCAACTGACTTCATAAAGTTTGAGCCAGATCTTGTAAAGGTCTCGGAAAATGGAACACTGATTTTCAAGGAAACGTATCCACCGGACTCGACGGACGCCCCGGGTCGTGCAGCAGCTATCAAAGTCGAAAATATCCAGGGGGATATATTATTGATATGTGGGGATGATGATAAAAGCATGATGACGACGAAAATGGTCGAGAAAATTACATCCAGGCTGAGGAAATATGGAAGGGAATCTAAATGCACAGTCCGGTGCTACCCCGGGACGGGGCATTTAATTGAGCCACCGTATGCCCCACCCTGTACGAGCTCCTACCACAAGACGTATAGAATGTCTATAGAATGGGGTGGAAATCCCAGGCAACATGCAATGGCTCAAGAAGATTCCTGGAAGCATATTCTAAACTTCTTCTCTACAAAGTTAGCATTTGCAAGTTATAGCAGTCGTTTGTAG
- the LOC140927019 gene encoding acyl-coenzyme A amino acid N-acyltransferase 1-like: MAVKICVSPRSSLMDRLVKICISGLQAGQQVTLHSSVVGDADEVFESSAHYVANKQGNVDNSCDSSHGGSYTGIEQMGFLWSMTQAPGQRKGLRLMKKDVTKPYTIQLNCFDGHLAPDEGFVNSLTKNSLQPLTSTTMQKWYMSERVKRVEVREGRVRGTLFIPPGNGPFPGVIDLFGTAGGLNEFKASLLASHGFTVLSLAYFGFDDLPKMLPYCEMEYFEEAADWLVKHPAVIPSGIGVMGVSKGAEITLMMAIHCKDIIKAIVPISSSYIISAVPFKHKGKLSGSYYDTSQVMVNEDGACIFKYCIPVHGLEKVNPPVLIPVEEIDCPMLLVCGEDDEAVSASEMAQEILSRMNLHSKGDLCSIVSYPGTGHLIEPPFSPHCYASYHKTFKTTFVWGGNSKDHSRAQEDSWRKILEFFSENLQKSYSQTLSSHL, translated from the exons ATGGCTGTTAAAATCTGTGTCAGTCCTCGGTCCTCACTTATGGATCGCCTGGTAAAGATATGCATATCAGGACTTCAAGCTGGGCAACAAGTTACTTTACATTCTTCTGTGGTTGGTGATGCTGATGAAGTATTTGAATCCAGTGCCCATTATGTTGCCAACAAACAAG GAAATGTTGACAATTCTTGTGACAGTTCTCATGGTGGTTCATACACTGGCATTGAACAGATGGGGTTCCTGTGGAGTATGACACAGGCACCAGGTCAGAGGAAAGGATTGCGGCTTATGAAGAAAGATGTCACCAAGCCATACACCATTCAACTGAATTGCTTTGATGGACATCTAGCACCAGACGAAGGATTTGTTAACAGTTTAACAAAAAACAGTTTGCAACCACTGACAAGTACAACAATGCAAAAATGGTATATGAGTGAAAGGGTAAAAAGAGTTGAAGTCAGAGAGGGGAGAGTGCGTGGAACTTTGTTTATACCCCCAGGAAATGGGCCTTTTCCAG GTGTGATTGACTTATTTGGAACAGCAGGGGGTTTAAATGAATTCAAAGCTTCTCTACTTGCATCACATGGATTTACAGTTCTCTCACTGGCTTATTTTGGATTTGATGACTTGCCAAAAATGTTACCTTACTGTGAGATGGAGTATTTTGAAGAGGCTGCAGACTGGCTTGTTAAACACCCTGCTGTTATACCCAGTGGTATTGGTGTAATGGGTGTGTCAAAGGGGGCGGAAATAACATTAATGATGGCCATTCACTGCAAGGATATCATTAAAGCTATAGTCCCCATCTCAAGTTCCTACATCATCTCAGCTGTGCCTTTCAAACATAAGGGCAAGTTGTCAGGCAGTTACTATGATACCAGTCAAGTCATGGTGAATGAAGATGGTGCATGTATTTTCAAATACTGCATTCCTGTACATGGCCTTGAAAAAGTTAATCCACCAGTTTTAATCCCAGTTGAAGAAATTGACTGCCCAATGCTGCTTGTTTGTGGAGAGGATGATGAAGCTGTGTCAGCTTCTGAAATGGCACAAGAAATCCTTTCTCGTATGAATCTCCATAGCAAGGGTGATTTGTGTTCTATTGTGAGTTATCCCGGCACAGGACATCTGATTGAACCTCCTTTTTCACCTCACTGTTATGCATCATATCACAAGACATTTAAGACAACCTTTGTCTGGGGAGGAAATTCAAAGGATCATTCCAGGGCTCAGGAGGATTCTTGGaggaaaattttggaatttttcagtgaaaatcttcaaaagtcatacagtcaaaccctcaGCAGTCATctttag